One genomic segment of Balneolaceae bacterium includes these proteins:
- a CDS encoding DNA methyltransferase, with protein sequence MDLLSNVTVCDPAAGSGAFEVGMLHVLHDILDNLYHRHNAPKDLPEWDDFEQKKSIIARSLYGVEVKEWAVWINQLRLWLTLFIDMPDDYKNSLQPLLPSLNFKVRQGDSLVQRIGNKLFPGSGARPSLQKYKTQDHRAEKGQGGFLLQQGRFV encoded by the coding sequence GTGGATCTGCTCAGCAATGTAACGGTGTGTGATCCGGCTGCCGGTTCGGGAGCGTTTGAAGTGGGGATGCTGCATGTGCTCCATGATATTTTGGATAATCTATACCACCGGCATAATGCACCCAAAGATCTGCCTGAATGGGATGATTTTGAGCAAAAGAAATCCATTATTGCCCGTTCGCTGTACGGGGTGGAAGTGAAGGAATGGGCGGTTTGGATTAACCAGCTCCGGCTGTGGCTCACCCTGTTTATTGATATGCCGGATGATTACAAGAATTCATTGCAACCGCTGTTACCCAGCCTGAATTTTAAGGTCCGCCAGGGCGACTCGCTGGTGCAGCGCATTGGCAACAAGTTGTTCCCTGGTTCAGGGGCACGCCCATCTCTCCAAAAATATAAAACGCAAGATCACCGAGCTGAAAAAGGCCAAGGTGGATTTCTTTTACAACAAGGGCGGTTCGTATGA
- a CDS encoding Eco57I restriction-modification methylase domain-containing protein has product MDFFYNKGGSYDDLRGKENDIFRAILDEEIVAKRKELRGFANPRGVQGNLLGDSGPAQSNIDLDEKEKEKLKAEITELEDQKKALGENHPLIWNIEFAEIFFDRGGFDVVIGNPPYVRQEGIGDPMGNLEPKDYKNQLEAAVRGDFPKYFTSGIKISGRSDLYTYFYIRSLRLLNEKGRADLYLLQLLAGCGLWRLVATIPAAHDRSGRHCGQPRQAKFCQRRCKYGDYLYGRTQTTQRLDGRNRSVHCL; this is encoded by the coding sequence GTGGATTTCTTTTACAACAAGGGCGGTTCGTATGACGACTTGCGCGGAAAAGAGAACGATATTTTCCGGGCTATTTTGGATGAGGAAATTGTAGCTAAACGGAAAGAACTGCGGGGTTTTGCCAATCCCAGGGGCGTACAAGGAAATTTACTGGGCGATTCAGGTCCCGCTCAGTCGAACATAGACCTGGATGAGAAGGAAAAAGAAAAACTGAAAGCTGAGATCACAGAACTGGAAGACCAGAAGAAGGCCCTGGGCGAAAACCATCCGCTGATCTGGAATATTGAGTTTGCCGAGATCTTTTTTGACCGGGGTGGTTTTGATGTGGTGATCGGGAATCCGCCGTATGTACGGCAGGAAGGTATTGGAGACCCAATGGGAAATTTGGAGCCCAAAGATTATAAGAACCAGTTGGAAGCTGCTGTCCGGGGTGATTTTCCAAAGTATTTTACTTCCGGGATTAAGATTAGCGGACGGTCTGATTTGTACACCTATTTCTACATTCGTTCCCTACGGCTGTTGAATGAGAAAGGGAGAGCTGATCTTTATCTGCTCCAACTCCTGGCTGGATGTGGGCTATGGCGACTGGTTGCAACGATTCCTGCTGCGCATGACCGAAGTGGACGGCATTGTGGACAACCACGCCAAGCGAAGTTTTGCCAGCGCCGATGTAAATACGGTGATTACCTTTATGGGCGCACCCAAACAACGCAAAGACTGGATGGAAGGAACCGTTCCGTTCATTGCCTTTAA
- a CDS encoding bZIP transcription factor: MKTDTYQFYLLVKIQRQINQSVDIDKLTSMCSGLAYILLADNKNVTWKLDAFLGATHNCFDGAIRIYWPKFKVSDNRFSHPLWTSDKIENINQRPGGFESYIFNILCDHSSSRFVHEALTWEGANRVFRKIEIEELKKAGNKDEWIDLLEDENADLTARVNGFENENDALRQENFQLKSQVNQFKYQLNEKDTTGNLSEELEEFESVHANYKSL, from the coding sequence ATGAAAACAGATACCTACCAATTTTATTTATTAGTAAAGATTCAGAGACAAATCAACCAATCAGTTGATATTGATAAATTAACCTCCATGTGTTCAGGGTTGGCTTATATATTGTTGGCAGATAATAAAAATGTGACATGGAAGTTAGACGCCTTCCTTGGTGCAACTCACAACTGTTTTGATGGTGCAATAAGAATCTATTGGCCGAAATTTAAGGTCTCAGATAATCGTTTTTCACATCCATTATGGACAAGTGATAAAATTGAAAATATAAACCAAAGACCTGGTGGCTTTGAGTCCTATATTTTCAATATACTTTGCGACCATTCATCAAGTAGATTTGTGCATGAAGCACTTACTTGGGAAGGTGCAAATAGAGTCTTTAGAAAAATAGAGATTGAAGAATTAAAGAAGGCAGGGAATAAGGATGAATGGATTGACCTTCTTGAAGATGAGAACGCGGATCTAACTGCTCGGGTTAACGGGTTTGAGAATGAAAATGATGCTTTGCGACAGGAGAACTTTCAATTAAAGTCTCAAGTTAATCAGTTTAAGTATCAATTAAATGAAAAAGATACTACTGGAAATTTATCGGAAGAACTTGAGGAGTTCGAAAGTGTTCATGCAAATTATAAATCACTTTAA
- a CDS encoding S8 family serine peptidase: MPRILPIKIIHTNHTPISQKGILEAIRRANRESGVRIMVLAVSWDDHKRTHEKPSEYTFALDQLANELDILIFISTGNRNDILRGVNGFLNYPDHFLDEESNLNTPAESMNNITVGAIADNLSGEGLSGIFN; this comes from the coding sequence ATGCCCAGAATTCTTCCTATTAAGATAATTCATACTAACCATACACCCATATCTCAAAAAGGGATTCTTGAAGCCATTCGAAGGGCAAACCGAGAGTCTGGTGTACGTATTATGGTATTGGCTGTATCTTGGGACGATCACAAGAGAACGCACGAAAAACCATCAGAATATACATTTGCTCTTGATCAATTGGCAAATGAACTGGACATCCTCATTTTTATATCCACCGGAAATCGAAATGATATACTACGTGGAGTGAATGGATTTCTCAATTACCCGGATCACTTTCTTGATGAAGAATCAAATCTGAATACTCCTGCCGAAAGCATGAATAATATTACGGTAGGAGCAATAGCCGATAATTTATCTGGAGAAGGATTATCAGGGATTTTCAATTGA
- a CDS encoding S8 family serine peptidase produces the protein MKVLQTEQIQNFSVLKWSHQKRENISKKMPGTSYAAPLAANLAARLMQQYPDITNIQTIKALILNSSREIRFGPDFDNVHKRIRNAVCGLGVPDESICLHSDNHRATFIIEGSIRPEKMEVFELKLPEYLLEADRDMGLLKIHATLCFKFNPVSENQLAYCPVHFAFGFFKNIPVDDIQNGKLSETKLKQGWTEDYYFAKGILSNTQKVDFSISKPDLVTEENTVRIGVHSKLHKYLDGGRKTENTREHSYSLVISIEETTREEVRINNLYDELVAINELEAIGEIEIELEAET, from the coding sequence GTGAAGGTTTTACAGACAGAACAGATCCAGAACTTTTCGGTTTTAAAGTGGTCTCATCAGAAACGGGAGAATATTTCGAAAAAAATGCCCGGTACAAGTTACGCCGCTCCACTTGCAGCTAATCTTGCTGCACGATTAATGCAACAATATCCGGATATCACAAACATTCAAACAATCAAAGCCTTGATTCTAAACTCTTCACGTGAAATAAGGTTTGGTCCTGATTTTGATAATGTACATAAACGTATAAGAAATGCAGTATGCGGTTTGGGTGTACCTGATGAATCCATATGTCTCCATTCAGATAATCACAGAGCAACGTTTATCATTGAGGGTTCAATACGACCTGAAAAGATGGAGGTATTTGAACTAAAGCTCCCTGAATATCTTCTTGAAGCTGATAGAGACATGGGATTGCTAAAGATTCATGCCACTCTATGTTTTAAATTCAATCCCGTTTCTGAAAATCAACTTGCTTATTGTCCTGTACATTTTGCTTTTGGTTTCTTTAAGAATATACCTGTTGATGATATTCAAAACGGAAAACTTAGTGAAACGAAACTAAAGCAAGGATGGACGGAAGATTACTATTTTGCAAAAGGCATTTTAAGTAATACTCAAAAAGTTGATTTCTCAATCAGCAAACCGGATTTAGTAACAGAGGAAAATACGGTTAGAATAGGAGTGCACAGCAAGCTTCATAAATATCTCGATGGAGGGCGTAAGACTGAAAATACACGAGAACACTCCTACTCGCTTGTGATCAGTATTGAAGAAACGACCAGAGAGGAGGTACGGATCAACAACTTATATGATGAATTGGTAGCAATAAATGAACTTGAAGCAATTGGAGAAATTGAAATTGAACTTGAGGCTGAAACCTAA
- a CDS encoding helicase-related protein, which produces MPTKAFITNSKTQARTLKKRLHELISHSAELKFLVGFFYFSGWRELYSALKEKEDLTIKLLVGLQIDHLLGKMVEVETEDGEKSNREIADRLMESFSKALNDEELDHEEFYKQVDFFIGLLESGRLQIRKTQEPNHAKLYFFKYDDASKTLIESSFITGSSNLTRAGMQEQNEFNVELRDLGASEAEAYFDELWDTAIRITEDDATKEYLIQLIKNRTQAATVSPFEAYIMVLQTYLELMDQKKIKPQIKDLLEKQGYIEYTYQTDAVKQALTIIDQYHGAIIADVVGLGKSVIASLVAKSLGKRGMIICPPGLMGDPKAKTSGWHKYTQDFKLYDWEVHSAGNLEAASNYLNEWGEDIEIVIIDEAHRFRNQDTQDYEYLSTICQGRIVLLLTATPFNNSPADIFALLKLFIVPGKSGITLEDNLEARFSHYESVFRKLSYITKNYNSNDPDKRSKAERTYEQLFGTLPIDLNRVKQRSKELADEIRNVLEPVLIRRNRLDLKNDPVYKKEVMNLSNTENPKELFYELTKEQSAFYDEIQQDYFGDGAAFKGAIYQPFMYENKVDEEDLDEEGNRSFQQQRNLYEFMRRLLVKRFESSFGSFRQSISNFIQVHQAVLKFIERSGKYILDRKIIEKVYNGSEEEIEEALEKFKESLDEDRHPRHDKVYEVEEFEFKDQFLSDIKSDIELLEEVKGKVERLNLATNDPKAHRVIEEIKKIIHETPKPGEPKRKVILFTEYVDTVKHLRTFFEKEFKDELFVVDGSLGKNKAEELLNNFDASRKKSKQEDKYSVLLTSDILSEGQNLNRAGAIINYDIPWNPTRVIQRVGRINRIGEKVFENLRIYNFFPTEQGATVVKSREIAANKMYLIHNTLGEDVKVFDADEEPSPSELFNRVNRHPDESEEIAPITQIRLKYDEIKKHHADIVERVEKLPYRIKTAKQFDKNELLVFRKKRLSLFISHIADTEAEKIVPETIYSLLDAIPHIECGNDEPTLPLSPRFWTCYESVKAHKMDYTSTHSEISFEVKAINVLKAALHHFKQEFQPEIPFIRTLIKDLTQYRSLPKFTLRRIANVDFEKDKKKAISDLKIALKSTKKRFGEDYLEKLESRIGDMKSEIIIAVENVRN; this is translated from the coding sequence ATGCCTACCAAAGCTTTTATCACCAACAGTAAAACACAAGCCAGGACTTTAAAGAAAAGACTACATGAATTAATCAGTCACAGTGCTGAACTGAAATTTCTTGTCGGCTTTTTCTATTTCTCAGGGTGGAGAGAATTATACAGTGCTCTAAAAGAGAAAGAGGATCTGACGATTAAGCTTTTGGTTGGGCTACAAATCGACCATTTGCTGGGAAAAATGGTTGAGGTGGAAACAGAGGATGGAGAAAAGTCCAATAGGGAAATTGCCGACCGACTGATGGAATCTTTTTCCAAAGCTTTGAATGATGAGGAACTGGATCACGAAGAATTTTACAAGCAGGTGGATTTCTTTATCGGTCTGCTGGAAAGCGGCCGCTTGCAGATTCGAAAAACACAGGAGCCAAACCATGCTAAGCTCTATTTCTTTAAATATGATGATGCGTCTAAAACGCTGATCGAATCCAGTTTTATCACCGGCAGCAGTAACCTCACCAGAGCAGGTATGCAAGAGCAGAATGAATTCAATGTAGAGCTGCGCGATTTGGGAGCAAGCGAGGCCGAAGCCTATTTTGATGAACTTTGGGATACGGCCATTCGAATTACAGAAGATGATGCCACAAAAGAGTATTTGATACAACTTATCAAAAATCGTACCCAGGCGGCGACCGTTTCCCCATTTGAAGCATACATCATGGTGCTTCAAACATACCTGGAGCTGATGGATCAGAAGAAGATAAAGCCCCAGATCAAGGATCTTCTCGAAAAGCAGGGGTACATAGAATATACCTACCAGACGGATGCCGTGAAGCAAGCACTGACGATCATTGATCAATATCACGGAGCCATTATTGCAGATGTTGTTGGTTTAGGGAAATCTGTGATTGCAAGCCTGGTGGCAAAAAGTCTTGGAAAAAGGGGAATGATTATTTGTCCACCCGGATTGATGGGCGACCCCAAAGCTAAAACATCCGGCTGGCACAAATACACCCAGGATTTCAAGCTCTATGATTGGGAAGTCCATTCCGCCGGTAATCTGGAAGCGGCTTCGAACTATCTGAATGAATGGGGGGAGGATATAGAAATCGTCATTATTGATGAGGCGCACCGTTTTCGGAATCAGGACACGCAGGATTATGAATATCTCAGCACCATTTGCCAGGGACGTATTGTATTGTTGTTAACGGCAACGCCATTTAACAACAGCCCGGCTGATATTTTCGCTCTTCTTAAACTGTTCATTGTTCCGGGTAAATCGGGCATTACTCTGGAAGATAATCTCGAAGCAAGGTTTTCACACTATGAGTCTGTTTTCAGGAAGCTCTCTTACATCACAAAGAACTATAATTCAAATGATCCGGATAAGAGAAGTAAAGCCGAACGAACCTATGAACAACTATTTGGAACGTTACCTATTGATCTCAACAGGGTAAAGCAACGGTCGAAAGAACTGGCTGATGAAATACGCAATGTGTTAGAACCGGTTTTGATACGCCGGAACCGGCTGGATTTAAAAAATGATCCTGTGTACAAGAAGGAAGTGATGAATCTTTCTAACACGGAAAATCCCAAAGAGCTGTTCTACGAGTTAACAAAAGAGCAGTCGGCCTTTTATGATGAAATTCAACAGGATTACTTTGGAGATGGAGCGGCATTTAAGGGAGCCATCTATCAGCCCTTTATGTATGAAAATAAAGTAGATGAAGAGGACTTAGACGAAGAAGGGAACCGGTCATTCCAGCAACAACGCAACTTGTATGAATTTATGAGACGATTGCTGGTAAAACGTTTTGAGAGTTCGTTTGGCTCGTTTAGGCAAAGCATTTCCAACTTTATTCAAGTGCATCAGGCTGTTTTGAAGTTTATAGAGCGGTCAGGGAAATATATACTGGACAGAAAAATTATTGAAAAGGTGTACAATGGCTCAGAGGAAGAAATTGAAGAAGCGTTAGAGAAATTTAAGGAATCATTGGATGAAGACCGGCATCCAAGACATGATAAGGTTTATGAAGTAGAAGAATTTGAATTCAAGGATCAATTCTTATCTGATATTAAATCAGACATTGAATTATTGGAGGAGGTCAAAGGAAAGGTTGAACGATTAAACCTTGCTACCAATGATCCAAAGGCTCACCGGGTTATTGAAGAAATAAAAAAGATCATCCATGAAACTCCGAAGCCGGGTGAACCCAAAAGAAAAGTAATCTTATTCACCGAGTATGTGGACACGGTTAAACATCTGAGAACTTTTTTTGAAAAAGAGTTTAAAGACGAGCTGTTTGTAGTGGATGGCAGTCTGGGGAAAAACAAGGCAGAAGAATTGCTGAATAACTTTGATGCCAGCAGAAAAAAAAGTAAACAGGAAGATAAGTACAGTGTCTTGCTAACCAGTGATATTCTTTCGGAAGGCCAGAATCTTAACCGGGCTGGTGCTATCATTAATTACGATATTCCCTGGAATCCAACGAGGGTAATTCAACGGGTGGGAAGAATTAACCGTATCGGGGAGAAGGTGTTTGAAAATCTGAGAATTTATAATTTTTTCCCAACCGAACAGGGGGCGACGGTTGTAAAGAGCCGGGAGATTGCCGCTAATAAGATGTATTTGATTCATAATACACTGGGTGAAGACGTTAAAGTTTTTGATGCAGATGAAGAACCGTCACCATCAGAACTTTTTAACCGGGTAAACAGACACCCTGATGAGAGTGAGGAAATAGCTCCGATTACACAGATAAGACTGAAGTATGACGAAATTAAAAAACACCATGCAGACATTGTCGAGAGAGTCGAAAAATTACCTTACCGTATAAAAACCGCCAAGCAATTCGACAAAAATGAATTACTTGTTTTTAGAAAAAAAAGATTAAGTCTTTTTATCAGTCATATAGCCGATACAGAAGCAGAAAAAATTGTGCCGGAAACGATCTATTCTCTTTTAGATGCCATTCCTCATATTGAATGTGGCAACGATGAGCCAACCCTGCCGTTAAGCCCACGCTTCTGGACATGCTATGAATCTGTAAAAGCTCACAAAATGGACTACACATCAACTCATTCAGAAATTTCTTTTGAGGTAAAAGCCATCAACGTTTTGAAAGCTGCACTGCATCATTTTAAGCAGGAATTTCAACCTGAGATTCCATTTATACGAACCCTGATTAAAG